In bacterium, the following are encoded in one genomic region:
- a CDS encoding NAD(P)H-dependent oxidoreductase subunit E — translation MLEHATLESLDSDRSYLIQALQLEQGTSGFISDEAIRRIAVYFFVPPIEVEGIVSFYAQFKRVKPGAYVVYLCDGTACHIKGATLVLGWVTEELGIASGETDAEGLFSLETVACLGCCSLAPVMSINGTAYGNLDRKSAIRILKRYRKEETTDD, via the coding sequence ATGCTTGAACACGCGACTCTGGAATCACTGGACTCCGACCGGAGCTACCTGATCCAGGCCCTCCAGCTCGAGCAGGGGACGAGCGGCTTCATCTCCGACGAGGCGATCCGCCGCATCGCGGTCTACTTCTTCGTCCCGCCCATCGAGGTGGAGGGGATCGTCAGCTTCTACGCCCAGTTCAAACGGGTCAAGCCCGGAGCGTACGTCGTCTACCTCTGCGATGGAACGGCCTGCCATATCAAGGGCGCCACCCTGGTGCTGGGCTGGGTAACCGAAGAACTGGGGATCGCCTCGGGCGAGACCGATGCCGAGGGCCTCTTCTCCCTGGAGACCGTGGCCTGTCTTGGTTGTTGCAGCCTCGCCCCGGTGATGAGCATTAACGGCACCGCCTACGGCAACCTCGACCGCAAGAGCGCGATCCGGATCCTCAAGCGTTACAGGAAAGAAGAGACGACCGATGATTAA
- a CDS encoding GNAT family N-acetyltransferase, translated as MNGALFAAPGIFVRELELGDDLKLSSWPDTVYLGSDGHHWGSPENAQQNLDELKLMWSSVTVVCNAENGLALGLLVWTEESDGGCRFGLELAPDRIGRGIGRQLVISFIEFAFGILGYKELRAKVSATNNPALNLGRQLNFHLIEETFDVTPHCRLPIFTDKRFEGMREYFRNEGGIVMERVLELGLDAENWHPSVFE; from the coding sequence ATGAACGGCGCCCTCTTCGCCGCCCCGGGTATCTTCGTCCGGGAGCTCGAACTGGGAGACGACCTCAAGCTCTCCTCCTGGCCCGACACGGTATACCTCGGTTCCGACGGGCACCACTGGGGCTCCCCCGAGAACGCCCAGCAGAACCTCGATGAGCTCAAGCTCATGTGGAGCAGCGTCACCGTGGTCTGCAACGCCGAAAACGGGCTGGCCCTGGGCCTCCTCGTGTGGACCGAGGAGTCGGACGGGGGCTGCCGCTTCGGACTGGAGCTGGCACCGGACCGGATCGGGCGAGGCATCGGCCGCCAGCTCGTCATCTCCTTCATCGAGTTCGCCTTCGGCATCCTGGGCTACAAAGAGCTGCGGGCCAAGGTCTCCGCCACCAATAACCCGGCGCTGAACCTCGGTCGCCAGCTCAACTTCCACCTCATCGAAGAGACCTTCGACGTCACCCCCCACTGCCGGCTCCCCATCTTCACCGATAAAAGGTTCGAGGGGATGCGGGAGTATTTCCGCAACGAGGGGGGCATCGTGATGGAGCGGGTGCTGGAGCTGGGGCTCGACGCGGAGAACTGGCACCCCTCGGTGTTCGAATAA